From the genome of Pirellulales bacterium:
GCTCCAACGAGAGTGGGAATCGCTCAAACGGACGACGGCTGGCCCGCTGCGCCGGATGAACAACACCCCGGAAATGGCTGGTTTGGCCAAGTACATCGATCTGGTCGAGCACGAATTCACCGGCCTTGCTCGGCACGTCCGCTCGGCGCGGTTGCTCCAGCACCGCTCCTCGTGTTCGGTGCGACTGCTGGCCGAGCAGTTACAGGACGATGTGCGCCGCGCACGGATGGTCCCCGTGGAGAGCGAGTTCCAGGGTTTCCGCAAAATGATGCGCGATTTGGCCCGCGATGAGGGCAAACAAATCGACTTTTCCGTCGTCGGTTTCGAGGCGCTGGCCGACCGCATGGTGCTTCAAACCCTGAAAGACCCGCTGATGCACGTATTGCGAAATGCCATCACGCACGGCATCGAGCTGCCTGCGGAGCGAACCGAGCGCGGCAAATCCGCCGCCGGCCAGGTCACCCTCACGATTCAAACCATCGGCAGCCGACTGACGATCGAAGTTGAAGACGACGGGCGGGGAGTGGACCTGGCCGAGGTATCACACATTGCGGTCCAACGAGGAATTCTTTCACAGTCGGAAGCGACCTCTCAATCGCCTGTCGAATTGACGCGACTGCTGCTTCTGCCCGGCTTTACCACTTCTCGTATGGTCACCGAATTGTCGGGTCGCGGCATGGGCCTATCGGCCGTGTACGAGGCGGTGACACGCTTGCAAGGCGAAGTAGAGGTGCGGCCGCGCGGCGGCGGAGGCACTTCAATTCTGCTGACGGTGCCGTTGTCGATTTCCACCCACCGGCTGCTGTTGGTTTCGTGCCATGGGCAGACCATCGCCATTCCTTTTTACGGCATCGAGGCGTTGCACCGGATCAAACTGTCCGCTGTGGAGACTGTCGAAGGAATTCCAATGGTTTCACTCGCTGGTCAACTGGCGCCCCTGGCTGGCCTGGCGCAACTGTTGGACAACAGCTTGCCCAGCGAAGCCCCAGCAGGCGACGCCTTGTCGGTGGTTCTTATGTGCTCCGCTTCCAGGCGTGTCGCCGTGGTGGTCGACGCCCTGGTGGCCGAACGCAACGCACTGATTAAAAACCTCGGCCCGCCGGCCAACACGCACAGTGCTTTGCTCGGGGGCATCCTGCTGGAAGACGGCTCCGTTTCGCCGGTGGTCAACACCGCGGATCTTGTCGAACGATTCAAGCCGTCGAAAAAGACGGGCGTTGCCGCAACCATCAAGCCCGCAGACGCCAAACGCTCGCCTACCATCTTAGTGGTCGACGATTCCTTCACCACACGCACGTTGGAAACCAGCATCCTGGAAACCAACGGATATCAGGTTCGTGTCGCCGTCGACGGCGTGCAAGCCCTGGAACTGTTGCGATCCGAAAAAGTCGATTTGGTGATCACCGATATTGAAATGCCGCGAATGGACGGATTCGCCCTGTTGGAGCAAATGAAGGCCGATACCCGCATGGCGTCATTGCCGGTCATCCTGGTGACTTCCCGCGATCAATCCGTCGATAAACAGCGCGGCCTGGAACTGGGCGCCGATGCCTACATCGTGAAACGCAAATTCGACCATCAAGATTTGTTGAGCACCATCGAGCAAGTCTTATAAAGATGCTCCGTGGATTTTCCTATGACTGAACAGCAGCCCATCCAAGTCATGATCGTAGAAGACTCGCGCGTGGTTCGCGAAATGCTGGAGCACGTCATCAATTTAGATCCGCGACTCCGCGTCGCTGCCTCGTGCAGTAGTGCCGAGCAAGCGCTCCAATTGCTCAGTGCGACGGCGCCGGACGTCATTTCGATGGATATCCATTTACCCGGCATGAATGGGCTGGAAGCCACGCGCCGCATCATGGAAATACGACCCACGCCAATTGTGGTTGTCTCGCGCAGCGTTCGGTCCCGCGACCAAACCGCCTCGATCGAAGCTCTGCAGGCCGGGGCGTTAGCCGTTTTGGAAAAACCCGTGAGTGTTGCGCACGCCGATTACCAAGCGATGTCGCACAGGCTATGCACGCAATTGGCCGACATGAGCAAAGTCAAAGTAGTCCGCCAACGTTTCAATCGTAGCCATCATTCGAGAATTGACGATGCCCGAATGCCGCCCCGGGACCCCCTCACGTGTGCTTCAAGCATGCCGTCCAAGGCCGCTGGTGAATTTGCCGTGGTAGGCGTGGTCGCGTCTACAGGCGGTCCCCACGCGCTGGAAGTAATCTTCTCGCAGTTGAAGGCCGATTTTCGCTTGCCGATCGTGGTCGTCCAACACATCACCCCCAGTTTTCACGAGGGCTTTGTCGACTGGCTTAATCACGTCTCACCGCTGCAGGTGTACCAAGCCGTGGAGGGACTGCCGATCGAGCCACGCCACGTTTATGTTGCGCCCAAAGACCGCCATCTGCTGGTCAAGCCGACGGGCTTTTCCATCGGAGGAAGCGCGCCAGACAACGGCCATTGCCCGTCCGGCACGGTGTTGTTTCGCTCGCTGGCGGAAAGGTTTGGTTCGCGCGCCATCGGGGTGTTGCTGACCGGAATGGGACGAGACGGAGCGGACGGCCTACTGGCGATGAAACGTGCCGGAGCTTTTACCATTGCCGAGCATGAGTCGAGCGCCATCGTGAACGGCATGCCCGGCACGGCACGAGAATTGGGCGCCGAGTGTGTCTCGCTCCCGCTGTCGGCCATCGCCGGCGCGCTCCGACAACTGTCTTGCAATTCCA
Proteins encoded in this window:
- a CDS encoding response regulator; amino-acid sequence: MDINQKLFAAFQVEHVEHLEAIRSCLARWGHEDATAEVDEAFRHAHSLKGAARVTGFSSVETLAHQLEGLFSLLRAKELPADAEVITAVQSALDAIEDSAACLLQGSPAPDSNQVSESLAGFLQSTSKASDGLVAASPIKDSPARETFQRRSPPAANSEKLSMNAASDLAEQGTVSKPLPRTATQAIDTVRLSTEHLDRLLQSTGQLLTENLQQEALSQQLSALHQQLIALQREWESLKRTTAGPLRRMNNTPEMAGLAKYIDLVEHEFTGLARHVRSARLLQHRSSCSVRLLAEQLQDDVRRARMVPVESEFQGFRKMMRDLARDEGKQIDFSVVGFEALADRMVLQTLKDPLMHVLRNAITHGIELPAERTERGKSAAGQVTLTIQTIGSRLTIEVEDDGRGVDLAEVSHIAVQRGILSQSEATSQSPVELTRLLLLPGFTTSRMVTELSGRGMGLSAVYEAVTRLQGEVEVRPRGGGGTSILLTVPLSISTHRLLLVSCHGQTIAIPFYGIEALHRIKLSAVETVEGIPMVSLAGQLAPLAGLAQLLDNSLPSEAPAGDALSVVLMCSASRRVAVVVDALVAERNALIKNLGPPANTHSALLGGILLEDGSVSPVVNTADLVERFKPSKKTGVAATIKPADAKRSPTILVVDDSFTTRTLETSILETNGYQVRVAVDGVQALELLRSEKVDLVITDIEMPRMDGFALLEQMKADTRMASLPVILVTSRDQSVDKQRGLELGADAYIVKRKFDHQDLLSTIEQVL
- the cheB gene encoding chemotaxis-specific protein-glutamate methyltransferase CheB, with the protein product MTEQQPIQVMIVEDSRVVREMLEHVINLDPRLRVAASCSSAEQALQLLSATAPDVISMDIHLPGMNGLEATRRIMEIRPTPIVVVSRSVRSRDQTASIEALQAGALAVLEKPVSVAHADYQAMSHRLCTQLADMSKVKVVRQRFNRSHHSRIDDARMPPRDPLTCASSMPSKAAGEFAVVGVVASTGGPHALEVIFSQLKADFRLPIVVVQHITPSFHEGFVDWLNHVSPLQVYQAVEGLPIEPRHVYVAPKDRHLLVKPTGFSIGGSAPDNGHCPSGTVLFRSLAERFGSRAIGVLLTGMGRDGADGLLAMKRAGAFTIAEHESSAIVNGMPGTARELGAECVSLPLSAIAGALRQLSCNSRKNKPCATAIES